One Gelria sp. Kuro-4 DNA segment encodes these proteins:
- a CDS encoding response regulator transcription factor: protein MAQCKKILVVEDEARMRDLLRLYLEREGFTVVEAADGRRALEKIAQEEFALVILDVMLPELDGWTVCRKIRRTRDVPIIMLTARGEEIDRLTGFELGADDYVVKPFSPRELVMRIKALLRRACPQAVENREVLTFPGLSINRPARRVEAAGQEVPLTPKEYDLLYFLASQAGRVFTREQLLEQVWGYDFYGDLRTVDTHIKNLREKLKKAGQGAEYLVTVWGVGYKFEVKA, encoded by the coding sequence ATGGCACAGTGCAAGAAGATTCTGGTGGTGGAAGACGAGGCGCGGATGCGGGACCTTTTGCGCCTCTACCTGGAGCGCGAGGGCTTTACAGTGGTCGAAGCCGCGGACGGGCGCCGGGCGCTCGAGAAGATCGCCCAGGAGGAGTTCGCCCTGGTGATTCTCGACGTGATGCTGCCGGAGCTGGACGGCTGGACGGTGTGCCGCAAGATCCGGCGCACGCGCGACGTGCCCATCATCATGCTCACGGCGCGGGGCGAGGAGATCGACCGCCTGACCGGCTTTGAACTGGGTGCCGACGATTACGTGGTGAAACCCTTCAGCCCGCGGGAGCTGGTAATGCGGATCAAGGCGCTCCTGCGCCGGGCCTGCCCCCAGGCGGTGGAGAACAGGGAAGTTCTCACTTTCCCGGGCCTCAGCATCAATCGCCCGGCGCGGCGGGTGGAGGCGGCGGGGCAGGAGGTGCCCCTCACGCCCAAGGAGTACGACCTTCTTTACTTCCTGGCTTCCCAGGCGGGGAGGGTTTTTACCCGTGAGCAGCTCCTGGAGCAGGTCTGGGGGTACGATTTCTACGGCGACCTCAGGACGGTGGACACCCACATCAAGAACCTGCGCGAGAAACTCAAGAAGGCCGGCCAGGGGGCGGAGTACCTGGTGACCGTCTGGGGCGTGGGCTACAAGTTCGAGGTGAAGGCCTAG
- a CDS encoding ATP-binding protein, which produces MLKSIVSRLWLTLVLVVVAILLVLGLLLSQLFDNFYFNLQAQNLIQQGQNLGKLVLTSPSDAELLRDLSLVEDFLNANVVIMNKSGLIQSASPGMMRMHRWGQQGRQALTPPQAAAVLAGKTVVIRGYQPGVDATVLTVAVPVKMQEDVVGAVYLYAPLAPITRTIANVRRLILYGILVSLVVATVVAFFLSRSLSRPLIRMQRAAQAMAAGDFSPRIAVQSDDEVGRLGQALNHLAQELARTLDALGAERNQLAGILGSMTDGVITFDAEGGVLLFNPPAAQYLAPLVELAEGQKLGEELQLAPLAEAFRQVVATGEVQGAEATVGTRVLVCRLAPLRDPRGTVRAVVSVLLDMTRERRLEEMRREFVANVSHELRTPLTYLQGYTEAILDGLAADPTEEKKYLEIILDETLRLRRLVSDLLDLSRIEAGQLVLEKGEVDVAELCRQVAEKVRPLAEEKGVRLELAVPASLPPAWGSADRLQQVLINLLDNALRHTPGGGRVSVCGEERDGMLALSVRDTGPGIPPEDLPYIFERFYKVEKARTRTTAGTGIGLAIVKGVVEAHGGRVWAESTPGRGTTFTFTLPPAGRNTGAGGEIN; this is translated from the coding sequence GTGCTGAAGAGCATTGTCAGCCGCCTCTGGCTCACCCTGGTCCTGGTGGTGGTGGCCATCCTGTTGGTGCTGGGGCTGCTTCTCTCTCAACTCTTCGACAACTTTTACTTCAACCTCCAGGCCCAGAACTTGATCCAGCAGGGGCAGAACCTGGGTAAACTCGTACTGACTTCGCCCAGTGACGCCGAGCTCTTGCGGGACCTCAGCCTAGTGGAGGATTTTCTTAACGCCAACGTCGTGATCATGAACAAAAGCGGCCTCATTCAAAGCGCCAGCCCGGGCATGATGCGCATGCACCGCTGGGGGCAGCAGGGCCGGCAGGCGCTGACGCCGCCCCAGGCCGCCGCCGTGCTGGCCGGCAAAACAGTGGTGATACGGGGCTACCAGCCGGGAGTGGACGCAACCGTCCTTACGGTGGCGGTACCGGTTAAGATGCAGGAAGATGTGGTGGGAGCGGTTTACCTGTACGCCCCGCTGGCACCCATCACGCGCACCATCGCCAATGTGCGCCGGCTTATCCTTTACGGTATCCTGGTGAGCCTGGTGGTGGCTACGGTGGTGGCCTTCTTTCTTTCGCGCTCGCTTTCCCGCCCGCTCATCCGCATGCAGCGGGCGGCCCAGGCGATGGCGGCGGGCGACTTTTCCCCGCGCATAGCCGTGCAGTCGGACGACGAGGTGGGCCGCCTGGGCCAGGCCCTCAATCACCTGGCCCAGGAACTGGCTCGTACCCTGGACGCCCTGGGGGCCGAGCGCAACCAGCTCGCAGGCATTTTGGGCAGCATGACCGACGGGGTGATCACCTTTGATGCCGAAGGCGGCGTGCTGCTCTTTAATCCGCCGGCGGCCCAGTACCTGGCACCCCTGGTGGAGCTGGCGGAGGGTCAGAAGCTGGGCGAAGAGCTGCAGCTTGCGCCCCTGGCTGAAGCTTTCCGGCAGGTGGTGGCAACAGGAGAGGTGCAGGGGGCCGAGGCGACGGTAGGTACCAGGGTGCTGGTTTGCCGCCTGGCGCCCCTGCGCGACCCCCGGGGCACGGTGCGCGCGGTGGTCTCCGTTCTCCTCGACATGACGCGGGAGCGGCGGCTGGAGGAAATGCGCCGGGAGTTTGTGGCCAACGTCTCGCATGAGCTGCGTACGCCGCTCACCTACCTTCAGGGCTATACCGAGGCCATCCTGGACGGGCTGGCGGCCGACCCGACGGAGGAGAAGAAGTACCTGGAGATCATCCTGGACGAGACGTTGCGGCTCAGGCGTTTGGTGAGCGACCTGCTGGACCTCAGCCGCATCGAGGCGGGACAACTGGTACTCGAGAAGGGTGAGGTCGACGTGGCGGAGCTTTGTCGGCAGGTGGCGGAGAAGGTGCGCCCGCTGGCAGAGGAGAAGGGGGTCCGGCTGGAGCTGGCGGTGCCGGCGTCACTACCACCGGCCTGGGGGAGTGCCGACCGCCTGCAACAGGTCCTGATCAACCTCCTCGACAACGCCCTGCGCCACACGCCGGGCGGCGGCAGGGTGAGCGTTTGTGGCGAGGAAAGAGACGGGATGCTGGCCCTCAGCGTGCGAGACACCGGGCCGGGCATACCGCCCGAGGACCTGCCCTACATCTTTGAGCGTTTCTACAAGGTGGAGAAGGCGCGCACGCGCACCACAGCCGGCACAGGCATCGGCCTGGCCATAGTCAAAGGGGTGGTGGAGGCGCACGGCGGGCGCGTCTGGGCCGAAAGCACCCCAGGCCGCGGCACCACCTTTACCTTCACCCTTCCTCCAGCCGGCAGGAATACCGGCGCGGGCGGCGAAATAAATTAA
- a CDS encoding DUF3842 family protein — MIIAVIDGLGGGIGSQLIAQLKTNLPAGSEIVALGTNSAATAAMVRAGAARGASGENAIRVTAREVDVIVGPLGIIIPNSMMGEITAAMAEAVVASPAKKLLLPVAQPHVELVGVPAQPLGALIRAAAERLGELPKPAR; from the coding sequence ATGATCATAGCGGTTATCGACGGGCTGGGCGGCGGCATCGGCAGCCAGCTCATCGCCCAGCTCAAGACGAACCTCCCTGCGGGGAGCGAAATCGTTGCCCTGGGTACCAACTCCGCCGCCACCGCCGCCATGGTGCGTGCCGGCGCGGCCCGCGGAGCCTCCGGCGAAAACGCCATCCGGGTGACGGCCCGGGAAGTGGACGTCATCGTCGGGCCTTTGGGGATTATCATCCCCAACTCCATGATGGGCGAAATCACCGCTGCCATGGCTGAAGCCGTGGTGGCCAGCCCGGCGAAAAAGCTGCTTCTGCCCGTGGCCCAGCCGCACGTGGAGCTGGTGGGCGTACCGGCGCAGCCGCTGGGTGCCCTTATCCGCGCGGCCGCCGAAAGGCTGGGGGAGCTGCCTAAGCCGGCGCGTTGA
- a CDS encoding ECF transporter S component, with product MKTRDLVVAGLLIALAVTLPLAAHLIKVGGPVLLPMHIPIFLAGLLLGPGLAAAVGVLAPLVSFFLTGMPPLSPPVLPLMVVELATYALVLSVLTRRTSWSIWLTLPVAMLAGRVALGLAAAVIGPLFGFHVNPVFYVYGALVQGLPGLALQLIIIPLVALQLRRSHPAVIAGDMAKP from the coding sequence ATGAAAACACGTGACCTGGTCGTTGCCGGGCTGCTCATCGCCCTGGCCGTCACCCTGCCCCTGGCGGCCCACCTGATCAAGGTGGGCGGGCCGGTGCTCCTGCCCATGCACATCCCGATTTTCCTGGCCGGCCTACTGCTCGGCCCCGGCCTGGCTGCCGCCGTGGGTGTGCTGGCGCCGCTCGTGAGTTTTTTCCTGACCGGAATGCCGCCGCTCTCCCCGCCCGTGCTGCCGCTCATGGTGGTTGAGCTGGCCACCTATGCCCTGGTCCTTTCCGTTCTTACCCGCCGCACGTCCTGGAGCATCTGGCTTACCCTGCCTGTTGCCATGCTGGCCGGCCGTGTGGCCCTGGGGCTTGCGGCTGCAGTCATCGGTCCCCTGTTCGGCTTCCACGTCAACCCCGTGTTTTACGTGTACGGCGCCCTGGTACAGGGGCTGCCGGGGTTGGCCCTGCAGCTCATCATTATCCCCCTGGTGGCGCTTCAGCTGCGGCGGAGCCACCCTGCCGTTATAGCGGGGGATATGGCCAAACCGTGA